A single genomic interval of Clostridium facile harbors:
- a CDS encoding MATE family efflux transporter → MHTHQTDFSKGSVYKNILEVAVPMTVAQFLNLLYNIVDRMYIGRIEGIGSIALTGVGLCFPIITLITAFTYLFGNGGGPLCAMERGKGNTKEAEYIMGNTFVMLVGTGIALMIIGLLFYKPILYAFGASDTTFPYAESYIQIYLLGTIFVMISLGMNPFINSQGFGNMGMLTVLIGAVLNIILDPLFIFVFHMGVRGAAIATVISQMCSALWVLKFLTGKKAELHLKKQAMKLKWKRICSIMGLGVSGFIMAFTNSLVQIVCNATLQNYGGDIYVGVMTVLNSIREIFTMPVMGLTNGASPVMSYNYGESTYHRVKKAIFFVTGVCVAYTLVAWGVLRLWPEPFIRIFDGSGELLSEGVPALHIYFFGFCFMALQFAGQCVFVALGKAKKATFFSLFRKAIIVVPLTIFLPMINRWGVDGVFWAEPISNLVGGCACFITMLITIMPELNHKKERN, encoded by the coding sequence ATGCATACCCATCAAACGGATTTTTCCAAAGGAAGTGTATATAAAAATATTTTGGAAGTTGCGGTTCCGATGACAGTAGCGCAATTTTTAAATTTACTATATAACATTGTGGACCGTATGTATATTGGAAGGATTGAAGGGATTGGAAGTATTGCTTTAACAGGGGTAGGGCTCTGCTTTCCAATCATTACGTTAATTACCGCATTCACCTATTTATTTGGCAATGGCGGTGGTCCCTTATGCGCGATGGAACGAGGAAAAGGAAATACAAAAGAAGCGGAATATATTATGGGGAATACCTTTGTCATGCTGGTTGGCACAGGGATTGCCCTGATGATCATCGGACTGCTATTTTATAAGCCAATTTTGTATGCGTTTGGTGCCAGCGACACCACTTTCCCTTATGCGGAATCCTATATCCAGATTTATCTGTTAGGAACTATTTTTGTAATGATTTCTTTAGGGATGAACCCGTTTATTAATAGTCAAGGATTTGGAAATATGGGGATGCTTACAGTACTGATTGGTGCAGTGTTAAATATTATCTTGGACCCATTGTTTATTTTTGTGTTCCATATGGGAGTACGTGGAGCAGCTATTGCTACTGTTATTTCTCAGATGTGTTCCGCACTGTGGGTACTCAAATTTTTAACTGGGAAAAAGGCTGAACTGCACCTAAAAAAACAGGCAATGAAGTTAAAATGGAAACGGATTTGTTCCATTATGGGATTGGGTGTTTCCGGTTTTATTATGGCGTTTACTAATAGCTTAGTACAAATTGTATGCAATGCTACCTTACAGAATTATGGTGGGGATATTTATGTAGGGGTAATGACGGTATTGAATTCCATCCGTGAAATCTTCACCATGCCAGTGATGGGGCTTACCAATGGAGCTTCTCCAGTAATGAGCTACAATTATGGGGAATCCACATATCATAGGGTGAAAAAAGCGATTTTCTTTGTAACTGGTGTTTGTGTCGCCTATACGTTGGTAGCATGGGGTGTATTACGGCTATGGCCGGAGCCGTTTATTCGTATTTTCGATGGTAGCGGGGAACTGTTGTCTGAAGGGGTTCCCGCATTACATATTTATTTTTTTGGTTTTTGTTTTATGGCGTTGCAGTTTGCGGGACAGTGTGTCTTTGTAGCATTGGGAAAAGCAAAAAAAGCGACTTTTTTTTCATTATTTCGCAAGGCTATTATTGTCGTTCCACTTACTATTTTCTTGCCAATGATAAACAGATGGGGAGTTGACGGTGTCTTTTGGGCGGAACCCATCTCTAATTTAGTTGGAGGATGTGCTTGCTTTATCACTATGCTCATTACCATTATGCCAGAACTGAACCACAAAAAGGAACGAAACTAA
- a CDS encoding LysR family transcriptional regulator, with protein sequence MKLLQLYYFNCVAESQCISKTAKALHIAQPSLTQTIKRLEREIGAPLFDHVGRQIVLNTYGKILYDRTRTIFASLNQAKSEILYQTNQKKRTITLSVHCASPILPGLVQSFKMKYPDILLRVYQSSDLEHDKKDVDLKISAYTSIENLSPESSTLLLEENLVIAKPFNYIPNDPAKFDTSVLSLKNFCNESFISLTEKSNLYEILQSCCQQYGFTPNISLFCDNPQVFREMLKLGMGVSLIPEQSWAEIIKTLPDLLTIIPIHSPASKRYIYLTWEKEKYQSEAVLAMKQHIIDYFSKLI encoded by the coding sequence ATGAAATTACTACAATTATATTATTTTAATTGTGTGGCAGAATCCCAGTGTATATCAAAAACCGCAAAGGCATTACACATTGCACAGCCCTCTTTGACCCAAACCATCAAGCGATTGGAACGGGAAATTGGTGCTCCATTATTTGACCATGTGGGCAGGCAGATTGTATTAAATACATATGGAAAAATCCTATATGATCGGACAAGAACCATCTTCGCATCTTTAAATCAGGCAAAATCGGAAATTTTATACCAAACAAACCAGAAAAAACGAACTATTACTCTATCTGTCCACTGCGCATCTCCAATTCTGCCTGGACTGGTCCAGTCTTTTAAAATGAAATATCCTGATATTCTGCTTCGGGTTTATCAATCCAGTGATTTGGAACACGATAAAAAAGATGTGGATTTAAAAATATCCGCTTACACTTCTATAGAAAATCTTTCTCCGGAATCTTCTACCTTGTTGTTAGAGGAAAATCTAGTAATTGCCAAACCCTTCAATTATATTCCTAATGATCCAGCCAAATTCGATACCTCTGTTTTATCCCTCAAAAACTTTTGTAACGAATCGTTTATTAGTTTGACAGAAAAATCCAATTTATATGAAATCCTACAGTCCTGCTGTCAGCAATATGGATTTACTCCCAATATTTCTTTATTCTGTGATAATCCTCAAGTATTCCGTGAAATGTTGAAATTAGGTATGGGAGTATCCCTCATACCCGAACAGAGCTGGGCGGAAATTATTAAAACCTTACCTGATTTATTGACGATTATTCCAATCCATTCCCCAGCCAGCAAACGTTATATCTACCTAACATGGGAAAAAGAAAAATACCAATCCGAAGCGGTATTGGCCATGAAACAGCATATTATTGACTATTTTTCCAAACTCATATAA
- the recD2 gene encoding SF1B family DNA helicase RecD2, with protein MDQPQVIQLHVCVEEIIFKNEDTGFCVLEASTDTELITVVGELASVEQGEELLLTGWYTTHPNFGLQFKVQLFERKLPTTVRAIKKFLGSGAIKGIGPAIAQRIVDQFGEDTLQIIEATPERLTEVKGISPKKAKELSGEFEQLFGVRKVMLFLERFGMKPSESVRVWSKWGPMAIEVLQNNPYNLCLEEIGLPFGSVDQIAQQLSIPQNDANRIKSGIDYVLRHNARENGHTCVPKESLIGVCANLLGLDRYEIEDTLDQQIELHRYFTMERGKTFVFLPVFYLAEQYIATRIYEMLEKEPEDVESLEAVIDLEEEACGLQYAPLQRKAIREAIANDIFILTGGPGTGKTTILNAVISILEQQGYHVGICAPTGRAAKRLSEVTGQNATTIHRMLGVQMQRGEQQEFVHHEHNPLKYDAIIVDEMSMVDSLLFCSLLKAAKRGCKVILTGDGNQLPSVSAGNVLKDLISSDCIPVVELKDIFRQSAQSLIITNAHAIVHGELPELEHTDNDFFFLGRPNLETTAKTIGDLCAVRLPKSYQYSPFDDIQVICPSRKTIIGTVELNKLIQSRINPAEKGKQEFSFGLYTFREYDKVMQVRNNYDIRWKKDGEEGQGIFNGDIGRIVKIQRGTGTLTIDFDGRLATYTFEMARELELAYAITIHKSQGNEFRAVIMPIMGGQSEFYNRNLLYTGITRAKEMLILVGSSRSVANMTNQVKINYRYTGLKYFLQQKVFGEQE; from the coding sequence ATGGATCAACCGCAGGTTATTCAACTGCATGTATGTGTAGAAGAGATTATTTTTAAAAATGAGGATACTGGTTTTTGTGTGTTGGAAGCTAGTACAGATACCGAATTAATCACAGTGGTGGGTGAGTTGGCATCGGTGGAACAGGGGGAAGAGCTTCTGTTGACCGGATGGTATACAACTCACCCTAATTTTGGTTTGCAATTTAAAGTTCAACTATTTGAACGGAAGTTACCTACTACTGTACGGGCAATTAAAAAGTTTTTGGGTTCCGGAGCTATCAAAGGGATTGGTCCTGCTATTGCCCAAAGGATCGTAGACCAGTTTGGGGAAGATACCCTTCAGATTATTGAGGCGACACCAGAACGATTGACGGAAGTAAAGGGAATTTCTCCAAAAAAAGCAAAGGAATTATCCGGCGAGTTTGAACAACTTTTTGGCGTACGGAAGGTAATGCTGTTTTTGGAGCGGTTTGGCATGAAACCTTCTGAGAGTGTGCGGGTATGGAGCAAATGGGGACCTATGGCCATTGAAGTACTGCAAAATAACCCTTATAACCTCTGTCTGGAGGAAATTGGGCTGCCTTTTGGGTCAGTAGACCAGATCGCGCAACAATTATCTATTCCACAAAATGACGCTAACAGGATTAAATCAGGGATAGATTATGTACTCCGCCACAATGCCAGGGAAAATGGGCACACTTGTGTACCCAAGGAAAGTTTGATTGGTGTTTGTGCCAATCTGTTGGGATTGGACCGATACGAAATAGAAGACACTTTGGATCAGCAGATTGAGCTGCACCGGTATTTTACTATGGAACGGGGTAAAACATTTGTGTTTTTGCCGGTATTTTATTTGGCAGAACAATATATTGCTACCCGCATCTATGAAATGCTGGAAAAGGAACCAGAAGATGTGGAATCTCTGGAAGCGGTGATTGACTTGGAAGAAGAGGCTTGTGGGTTACAATATGCCCCTTTACAGCGGAAAGCAATACGGGAAGCAATTGCCAATGATATTTTTATTTTAACTGGTGGTCCTGGTACAGGAAAAACGACGATTTTAAACGCGGTTATTTCCATTTTGGAGCAGCAGGGATATCATGTGGGAATTTGTGCCCCTACAGGGAGGGCAGCCAAACGGCTTTCCGAGGTGACAGGACAAAACGCAACTACAATCCACCGTATGTTGGGAGTTCAGATGCAGCGGGGGGAACAGCAGGAGTTTGTCCATCATGAACATAACCCTTTAAAATATGACGCTATTATTGTGGATGAGATGTCCATGGTGGATAGCCTATTGTTTTGTTCCTTGCTCAAGGCAGCAAAACGGGGATGTAAGGTCATTTTAACTGGGGATGGAAACCAGCTTCCCTCTGTTTCTGCCGGCAATGTGCTAAAGGATTTGATTTCTAGCGATTGTATTCCTGTTGTGGAATTAAAGGATATTTTCCGCCAGTCTGCCCAAAGCTTGATTATTACCAACGCCCATGCCATTGTCCATGGGGAACTTCCGGAGTTAGAACATACAGATAATGATTTTTTCTTTTTGGGGCGTCCTAATTTGGAAACAACAGCGAAAACCATTGGGGATTTATGTGCGGTACGGCTGCCAAAAAGCTATCAGTATTCCCCGTTTGATGACATCCAGGTCATCTGCCCTTCCAGAAAAACAATCATTGGTACTGTGGAGTTAAATAAGCTGATACAAAGCAGGATTAATCCAGCGGAAAAAGGAAAACAGGAGTTTTCGTTTGGATTGTATACCTTCCGGGAATATGACAAGGTGATGCAAGTCCGAAACAATTATGATATTCGATGGAAAAAAGATGGAGAAGAAGGGCAAGGCATCTTTAATGGTGACATTGGACGAATTGTGAAGATACAGCGTGGAACAGGTACGTTGACCATTGATTTTGATGGACGATTGGCAACCTATACCTTTGAAATGGCAAGGGAATTGGAACTGGCGTATGCCATTACCATCCACAAAAGCCAGGGGAATGAATTCCGTGCAGTTATTATGCCAATTATGGGTGGACAAAGCGAGTTTTATAATCGCAACCTGTTATATACCGGGATTACCAGAGCGAAAGAGATGTTGATTTTGGTTGGGTCCTCCCGCAGTGTCGCTAATATGACTAATCAGGTAAAAATTAATTACCGTTATACAGGGTTAAAGTATTTTTTACAACAGAAAGTATTTGGTGAACAAGAATGA
- a CDS encoding ECF transporter S component — translation MSTKSSIQNHSSSKLNVRKLVLLAVFSAMAFILVLVVNIPIVPGVEFLKYEPKDVIITIGAFLFGPLESILMSVVVSFIEMVTISTTGPIGMIMNIVSTVGFATIAGLIYRKNHTMKGAVAGLICGVASMTILMLLWNYLITPLYMGVPRETVVQMLMPAFLPFNLIKGAINAAFTMILYKPIVTALRKTGLVGESASMSKTSSNHSKQIWSIIISVFVLATVALILLVMNHVI, via the coding sequence ATGTCAACCAAATCATCCATTCAAAATCATTCAAGCAGTAAGTTAAATGTACGTAAATTGGTACTGTTAGCCGTATTTAGCGCTATGGCGTTTATTTTAGTGCTTGTGGTAAATATTCCAATTGTACCTGGGGTAGAATTTTTAAAGTATGAGCCAAAGGATGTTATTATTACAATAGGAGCATTCTTATTTGGTCCATTGGAATCCATATTGATGTCTGTTGTTGTGTCTTTTATTGAAATGGTGACCATTAGCACCACAGGCCCAATTGGTATGATAATGAATATCGTTTCTACTGTTGGTTTTGCTACAATTGCTGGCTTGATTTACCGGAAGAACCATACTATGAAAGGTGCAGTGGCAGGATTAATCTGCGGCGTTGCATCAATGACAATTTTAATGTTGTTGTGGAACTATTTGATTACTCCACTTTATATGGGGGTTCCAAGAGAAACAGTTGTGCAGATGTTAATGCCTGCTTTTCTCCCATTTAATTTAATTAAGGGAGCAATCAATGCGGCCTTTACTATGATTTTATATAAACCAATTGTCACTGCATTGAGAAAAACTGGACTTGTAGGGGAATCGGCTAGTATGTCTAAAACATCTTCTAATCATTCGAAACAGATATGGTCTATTATTATATCTGTTTTTGTGCTAGCAACAGTCGCATTAATTTTATTGGTAATGAATCATGTTATATAA
- the metK gene encoding methionine adenosyltransferase, which yields MAKFLFTSESVTEGHPDKICDQISDAVLDAIIAKDPNARVACETVCTTGMVMLMGEISTNCYVDFPKIAREVVLDIGYDRAKYGFDGQTCAVLSSIDEQSADIAMGVDFALENRGQSVQDEENATGAGDQGMMFGFACDETPELMPMPIAYAHKLAKRLTEVRKNGTLNYLRPDGKTQVTVEYEDDRPVRIDTIVISTQHSDDVTLEQIRTDLVEYVVKPVIDPSLLDENTKYFINPTGRFVIGGPQGDSGLTGRKIIVDTYGGYARHGGGAFSGKDPTKVDRSAAYAARYVAKNIVAAGLARKCEVELAYAIGVAHPVSIMVDTFGTSEYTNEQLSQAVTKVFDLRPAAIIRDLDLRKPIYRQLAAYGHIGREDLGVAWEKTDRIDALKAAIQSI from the coding sequence ATGGCAAAATTTTTATTTACTTCTGAGTCTGTTACAGAAGGACATCCAGATAAAATTTGTGACCAGATTTCGGATGCTGTGTTAGATGCGATTATTGCCAAAGATCCAAATGCTAGAGTTGCTTGCGAAACTGTTTGTACCACTGGTATGGTAATGTTAATGGGAGAAATTTCTACTAATTGTTATGTGGATTTTCCGAAAATTGCAAGGGAAGTAGTGTTGGATATTGGCTATGACCGAGCGAAATATGGTTTTGATGGACAAACCTGCGCTGTATTATCCAGCATAGATGAGCAATCCGCTGATATTGCTATGGGAGTGGATTTTGCGTTAGAAAACCGTGGACAGTCTGTTCAAGATGAAGAAAATGCAACTGGTGCTGGAGACCAGGGAATGATGTTTGGTTTTGCTTGTGATGAAACTCCTGAATTGATGCCAATGCCAATTGCCTATGCACATAAACTAGCAAAACGTTTGACGGAAGTCCGGAAAAACGGTACCTTAAACTACCTACGTCCTGATGGAAAGACCCAAGTTACTGTAGAATATGAAGACGATCGTCCTGTAAGGATTGACACTATTGTTATTTCTACTCAGCACAGCGATGATGTAACTTTGGAGCAAATCCGGACAGATTTAGTGGAATATGTAGTAAAGCCAGTGATTGATCCTAGCTTATTGGACGAAAATACCAAGTATTTTATCAATCCAACAGGTCGTTTTGTAATTGGTGGACCACAAGGGGATAGTGGATTAACTGGTAGAAAGATTATTGTGGATACATATGGTGGGTATGCGCGCCATGGAGGCGGTGCCTTTTCTGGAAAAGACCCAACTAAGGTAGACCGCAGTGCTGCTTATGCCGCAAGATATGTTGCGAAAAATATTGTAGCAGCAGGTTTGGCTCGTAAATGCGAAGTAGAACTTGCTTATGCCATTGGGGTAGCCCATCCTGTCTCAATAATGGTGGATACTTTTGGAACTAGTGAATACACCAATGAACAACTTTCTCAGGCTGTAACAAAGGTGTTTGACCTTCGTCCAGCTGCTATCATTCGAGATTTGGATTTGAGAAAACCAATTTACCGCCAGCTAGCTGCTTATGGACACATTGGCCGTGAAGACTTAGGAGTTGCTTGGGAGAAAACAGACCGTATTGATGCCTTAAAGGCAGCAATCCAATCCATTTAA
- a CDS encoding family 78 glycoside hydrolase catalytic domain, with protein MRKKNFILAKRLAAGLLAACLLGSTNIVFSYAEEHQSPLVVQELLTNGVDSPEAIDPGSPLFSWEMQSNKRGCYQTAYQIIVTENLSGKQVWDSGKVNSNQSSYVSYNGPALASDTEYDWKVRTWDNFNNVSEYSSPSSFRIGLNTTEWQADYIWDGTENQNNFAYFRKSFQVNQPIKQAVVYTSAHNDYQLYVNGNFVGVGPARSDPYTYGQYCAYDITGQLQEGENVFASLAHWHGAWSDSGVNASPAYILEAHITYEDGSTDIIKTDDTWKVSPTTPYKEEDPVYFGHYGGVNNRASIYYDSQKEMDGWNTVGFDDQSWQNATVVDRSNYQLYAQLVSEEKEKEWMEPVSITQQGDKWLVDFGKCLTGWPELKLHNNTAGSQVKIQYWEVEQGWGDAGYDTYVCSGGEETFKTPYVRHTSFRLLEISGYQGTLTADDVKGIVAYSDVDLQGSFQTSNERLNAVFEMCERSGRQNIQQGIISVDANREQSPWTADSWNIGIGYLYNHANTMVMDKIIKDYAGEQLDSGNFLTCSPARDYYSEMAEWSMYWPMMLWEQYLFSGNVNLLQDYYSNLIQFMDYMEQYKSTGTGLYNPPGWRASDYAGGSLENGGDNIATNSQLYMNFNIASNIAKTIGNDSDADHYAKQAEELKQAINRNLLVNGEKYKTSSGSGQTHPLGTAWALRSGVVPEAFYDRVVTWLAKQKNNYDVGGYGGDALYNGLYTAGLGKIATQDFARYDTMLSTNNTNWESFGELSIDNMGNHAWTAYPSYILPRYVGGIHPSSGGFETVDIKPVTGGLEWARTSIPTIKGTITTNWNVVSENQFTMEVTIPANVTAKIYVPDNDMDQLVVSESGVSVFENNHFISGVDGLQQAEKQDGYIIFTAGSGTYSFQVTGEPLHTPDIGEEEETGIVIDDDQATYTNEWVHETASNHNDRYGDGFHYIGWVSGEPTASATYTTTIEEDGEYDVFAWWGVHSNRATNTPYTIHCGNVTETIRKNQEINGGQWNLLGTYTAKAGDTISIVITNDADEYVIADAVRIAPHQDADDTFTPLQQLQLLVYQMELADTSNCIDEIYAEQFKQVLAHAQELCDTQSQDETEITKTITDLQTAYDQMMANKKVNLALNQSVSASESVQSPGMWGTEYLTDGYKAKDDAGRIGYTTDAYHSQVLENPIDITLNLGQQQQVNQVVLYPRLSVGSWEGKTANFPTDYEIQVSNDGTNFQTVVSVQNQPDPMQQPVTWQFDSTTAQYIRIHVTKLGEYAAGESIPDNPTPYRLQFTEIEVYNVPVSEQTTNKSILKTVIKYAENAKASEEYDNAIESVQKSFDKALENAKAVADNAVATQKEVDVAWQTLLNEIHKLGFIAGDKAELASLIEAANGINAELDRYIEAGKADFTAALETAQAVYQNGDAMQSEINEAADNLLNAILNLRYKADKTILEEVVAEAGKVDASSYTAESYAVLTAAVNEAKAVLENENATQEEVDTAVANVQSAMDGLVAIEETATETPSTDNNAVQTGQESTTTKSNAAKTGDFAPIVSLAALGLSSAALLIFRKKK; from the coding sequence ATGAGAAAGAAAAATTTTATTTTAGCCAAACGGCTTGCGGCTGGGTTATTAGCTGCCTGCTTATTGGGCAGCACAAACATAGTATTTAGCTATGCTGAGGAGCATCAAAGCCCTCTTGTAGTTCAGGAGTTATTGACGAACGGAGTGGATTCTCCAGAAGCAATTGATCCCGGCTCCCCTTTATTCTCTTGGGAAATGCAGAGTAATAAGAGGGGTTGCTATCAAACAGCCTACCAGATTATTGTGACAGAAAATCTTTCTGGAAAACAGGTTTGGGATAGTGGAAAAGTGAACTCCAACCAGTCTTCCTATGTTTCTTACAATGGACCAGCACTGGCTTCTGACACAGAATATGATTGGAAAGTTCGCACATGGGATAATTTTAATAATGTCAGTGAATACAGTAGTCCCTCTTCTTTCCGGATTGGTTTAAATACAACAGAGTGGCAGGCAGATTATATTTGGGATGGCACCGAAAATCAAAACAACTTTGCTTATTTCCGTAAATCATTCCAGGTTAACCAGCCAATCAAACAAGCGGTTGTTTATACTTCTGCACATAACGATTACCAACTCTATGTAAATGGAAACTTTGTTGGGGTAGGTCCCGCTAGAAGCGACCCATATACATATGGCCAATATTGTGCATATGATATTACAGGACAATTGCAGGAAGGGGAAAATGTATTTGCCTCTTTAGCCCATTGGCATGGTGCCTGGTCTGACTCTGGAGTAAACGCTTCACCGGCTTATATCCTGGAAGCCCATATTACTTATGAAGATGGTTCTACCGATATCATCAAAACAGATGATACCTGGAAGGTATCCCCAACTACTCCATACAAAGAGGAAGATCCTGTTTATTTTGGACATTATGGCGGAGTAAACAATCGTGCTTCTATCTATTATGATTCCCAGAAAGAGATGGATGGTTGGAATACAGTCGGATTTGATGACCAATCCTGGCAAAACGCAACGGTAGTGGACCGGAGCAACTACCAGCTTTATGCCCAATTGGTAAGCGAAGAAAAAGAAAAAGAGTGGATGGAACCTGTTTCAATCACCCAACAGGGAGATAAATGGCTAGTCGATTTTGGCAAATGTTTGACTGGATGGCCAGAATTGAAACTCCATAACAATACGGCTGGTTCTCAGGTAAAAATACAGTATTGGGAAGTGGAACAAGGCTGGGGAGACGCTGGGTATGACACCTATGTCTGCTCCGGCGGTGAAGAAACTTTCAAAACACCCTATGTGCGGCACACCAGTTTCCGGTTACTAGAAATTTCCGGATATCAAGGGACACTTACCGCTGACGATGTAAAAGGGATTGTAGCATATTCCGATGTTGATTTACAGGGCAGTTTTCAAACCTCGAATGAACGTTTAAATGCAGTATTCGAAATGTGTGAACGCTCTGGTAGGCAGAATATCCAACAAGGGATTATCAGCGTAGACGCCAACCGTGAACAAAGCCCTTGGACTGCGGACTCCTGGAACATTGGAATTGGTTATCTCTACAATCATGCAAACACCATGGTAATGGATAAAATCATTAAGGATTATGCTGGTGAACAATTGGACAGTGGTAACTTTTTAACCTGTAGCCCAGCTAGAGATTATTATTCCGAAATGGCGGAATGGTCAATGTATTGGCCAATGATGCTATGGGAACAGTATCTGTTTAGTGGCAATGTAAACTTGCTACAAGACTATTATTCAAATTTAATCCAGTTTATGGATTATATGGAACAATATAAATCCACTGGGACTGGTCTGTATAATCCTCCAGGCTGGCGGGCTTCTGACTACGCTGGAGGAAGTTTGGAGAACGGCGGGGATAATATTGCAACCAATAGCCAATTGTATATGAATTTTAATATTGCTTCCAATATCGCAAAAACAATTGGAAACGATTCTGATGCAGACCATTATGCGAAACAAGCAGAAGAATTAAAACAAGCAATCAACCGCAATCTATTGGTAAACGGTGAAAAATACAAGACCAGTTCTGGAAGCGGACAAACCCATCCACTAGGAACCGCATGGGCGTTGAGAAGCGGCGTTGTACCAGAAGCATTTTATGACCGTGTTGTCACCTGGCTGGCAAAACAAAAAAACAACTATGATGTTGGCGGATATGGCGGCGATGCTTTATATAATGGTTTGTATACCGCAGGTTTAGGCAAAATCGCCACCCAGGATTTTGCACGTTATGATACCATGCTTTCCACTAATAACACAAACTGGGAATCTTTTGGAGAACTGAGTATTGATAATATGGGTAACCATGCTTGGACAGCCTATCCTTCTTACATTCTACCTAGATATGTAGGTGGAATTCATCCAAGTAGTGGAGGATTTGAAACTGTGGACATCAAACCTGTTACTGGAGGACTGGAATGGGCAAGAACTTCTATTCCAACTATAAAGGGAACAATCACTACTAACTGGAATGTTGTCAGCGAAAATCAGTTTACTATGGAAGTTACTATTCCAGCTAATGTAACAGCTAAAATTTATGTGCCAGATAATGATATGGATCAGCTTGTGGTAAGCGAATCCGGTGTTTCTGTATTTGAAAATAACCATTTTATTTCCGGAGTAGATGGATTGCAACAGGCAGAAAAGCAGGATGGTTATATTATATTTACAGCAGGCAGTGGTACCTATTCCTTTCAGGTTACTGGAGAACCACTTCATACTCCTGATATTGGAGAGGAAGAAGAAACAGGAATTGTCATTGATGATGATCAGGCAACTTATACAAACGAATGGGTTCACGAAACAGCTTCCAACCACAATGACCGGTATGGAGATGGATTCCATTATATTGGTTGGGTTTCTGGTGAACCAACTGCTTCCGCAACCTACACCACTACCATTGAAGAGGATGGCGAATACGATGTATTTGCTTGGTGGGGTGTCCATTCCAACAGAGCCACTAACACTCCATATACCATTCATTGTGGAAATGTAACTGAAACTATCCGAAAGAATCAAGAAATTAACGGAGGACAGTGGAATCTATTAGGAACATACACCGCAAAAGCAGGAGATACCATTTCTATCGTTATCACAAATGATGCAGATGAATATGTGATTGCCGATGCGGTAAGAATCGCTCCACATCAGGATGCTGACGATACATTTACTCCATTGCAACAACTGCAACTGCTGGTCTATCAAATGGAATTAGCGGATACCAGCAATTGTATTGACGAAATTTATGCGGAACAATTTAAACAGGTTTTAGCACATGCACAGGAATTATGCGATACCCAAAGCCAAGATGAAACGGAAATTACGAAAACAATCACCGATCTCCAAACAGCTTACGACCAAATGATGGCAAACAAAAAAGTAAACCTGGCCCTCAATCAATCTGTTTCCGCTTCAGAATCTGTCCAGTCACCAGGTATGTGGGGGACTGAATACTTAACCGATGGTTATAAAGCAAAAGATGATGCTGGAAGAATTGGATACACGACAGATGCTTATCATAGCCAAGTATTAGAAAATCCAATTGATATTACCCTTAATCTTGGGCAGCAACAACAGGTAAATCAAGTTGTTTTATATCCTCGTTTGAGTGTTGGTTCCTGGGAAGGAAAAACAGCCAATTTCCCAACGGATTATGAAATTCAGGTTAGTAATGATGGAACCAATTTTCAGACTGTCGTTTCCGTCCAAAATCAACCTGATCCAATGCAACAGCCAGTTACCTGGCAATTTGATTCTACGACTGCCCAATATATCCGGATTCATGTCACCAAATTGGGAGAATATGCGGCTGGTGAAAGTATTCCAGATAACCCAACACCATATCGTTTGCAGTTTACAGAAATTGAGGTATACAATGTTCCTGTATCCGAACAAACAACTAACAAATCAATTTTAAAAACGGTCATTAAGTATGCAGAAAACGCCAAAGCTAGTGAAGAATATGATAACGCCATTGAATCGGTACAAAAATCCTTTGATAAAGCATTGGAAAATGCGAAAGCAGTGGCAGACAATGCGGTAGCAACACAGAAAGAAGTGGATGTTGCATGGCAGACCTTGTTGAACGAAATCCATAAATTAGGATTTATCGCAGGGGATAAAGCAGAACTAGCAAGCTTAATCGAAGCAGCAAACGGAATTAATGCTGAACTAGACCGTTATATAGAAGCAGGTAAAGCGGATTTCACCGCAGCATTGGAAACAGCACAAGCAGTTTACCAAAATGGTGATGCAATGCAGTCAGAAATCAATGAAGCAGCAGATAATCTGCTAAACGCAATACTGAACCTGAGATACAAAGCGGATAAAACCATTCTGGAAGAAGTGGTAGCGGAAGCAGGAAAAGTAGATGCAAGCAGCTACACAGCAGAAAGCTACGCAGTACTGACAGCAGCAGTAAATGAAGCAAAAGCAGTACTGGAAAATGAAAACGCAACCCAGGAAGAAGTAGATACAGCAGTAGCCAATGTACAGAGTGCAATGGATGGTTTAGTAGCAATAGAAGAGACGGCAACAGAAACACCATCTACTGATAATAACGCTGTCCAAACAGGGCAGGAAAGTACCACAACCAAATCAAACGCAGCGAAAACAGGGGATTTTGCTCCAATTGTAAGTTTAGCTGCACTTGGCTTATCTAGCGCAGCATTGCTAATTTTCCGCAAGAAAAAGTAA